GCCTGGAAAGCAGCGGGCGCCAATCCTGCCCGGGCGATGAGAGCGGAATAATAATCAATTGCCATTTGCGCCCGCATCCTGAAATTGCAGACACAAATGGCATCGGCAGTTTCTTTTATAACTGCGTTACTTTTGCTTTGAATTTTCCATTCGTTATCTGTACAACTCCTTCGTCAATAGTGTAAGCTTCCCCGGAGAAGGTACCGTTTACCGTATTCGTAGTGCTGTCATAAGTATCTATACTGATATTTACGACTTGGCCATCCAATGGAGGCAAGGGCGCTGATGAGAAATTAGCAGCATAGATAACGGTCCCTTCCGGCAAAGTCATCAGTGCAAAGTCCGTTCCTGTTTCCTCCGTTTTATAGGTCCCCGTCTCGATCTTGCTGCCGGGAAACGCTACTGACAGGTTAAATGTGCTATCAGTAGTCCCATTTTCAAAGATGCCATACAAGGTCATTCTGGCGCCAATCAAATTCAGAAAGGCGGCGGTAACAATTTTTCCGCTGAAAGTCCTTCCATCTGCGGTAAACTGCCAGGTACCGATCGTTTCATCAAGAGGAATATCATCCTCTTTGCTTTCATTCTTTTTACAAGCTGAAAAGGCAATAAGGGTCAACAGTGCCACATACAACAGGTTCTTCATAAATAGTTAATTTCAAGGGTATAGAGATTATTTCAAAATACTTTCAATAAGAGCTTCGAAATATATAACATTTTTATATATTATTTTGATTCAAATTCACACAAACGTCAACCCATATCCAATCGTACTAAATATCAGCGCTACCATTAACATGGTTACGATGGAAAATATTCCTTTAGCCTCCCTGTGTAACGCCGGATTTTTACTAAATGCACCCATACGTGCTGACAGCCACAAGCCAACAGTAGCATCATATAGACCAATCAGGCAATTCGTGCCAATTGCAGGTTCCAGCCCAAAGTCCAATGAAACTATATAACCGATGTACGTGTACACTGACAATGAAAGGACTGTCAAGTACCCATACTCAAATCTCAATTTTCTGGAAGCAACTGCCCCCAACGTATCAATAACGGTGACACTTGCCATTCCGATAAGCAAAACCGGAAATAAACCCCTATAATTATCCATAATTGTCAGGTTCCATAAATATTGTATTTCCCTTCATACAACACAGCCCAAACACACCACACCTACAACTTCACACTCAGCGTAAACCCGCTCTGCTCCGTGCCATAAAATGGCGATAAGGACATCCGCTGACTCTTCCTGATGCTTTTATGCAACTGCGGCACAACAATGCCGGTGCCCGCCCCGATCAGGAAACCGGTGATCACATCCGTTCTGAAATGCTTTCCCGCCCGCATACGGTAATGCCCTACCAGCGCCGGAGGAACAGCTGCCGCCGAAAAGATGGCGATCCGCTTCCAGCCCCTGATCTGCTTGTAATCCGTCAGCACCTTCGCCAGAAAAAAAGTAGAGGTGGCCGCAAAGGAAACATGCCCGCTAAAGAAGGAATTGCTTTTGGCTACGCCGGTTTTCTCCTCCATCGTCAGACCCGCGTTATAGGTCAGCGGCCTGGCCCGGCGGATGGGAAAGGCGGCCGCAAAATACAAGGCATTATCTACCGTATGGGAAACGAGATATAAAGTAAGCAGATCGAGCCAGTCTTGCCGCATCTGTTTGTCCAGCATCAGCAGTACCGGGCTGAGAATGGAGATATTCAAAAAGAGATCGGAGGTCTTGTGCGATTGCTCAAACAATGCCGGGTCTTTGAAAGCGGCCGGCCGGTCAAATCTGTTAATATCGGCGGGATCAAGCCGGGCAACATCCTCCGGATCAAAAGCCGAACTGCGGTCCAGCGCCTGAAAACCGAAGGAGGACGCTCCTAATGCTACCACTGCCGCAGGCAACTCATATTTTACGTGCATGCGGTACAGTTTCACTTTTTCCGGGGCGGCCGAATCGCGCTGACACAAAGCCTCTACTGAGGAAAACAAAGACAGGAGCAGGATACAGCTTATTCTAATATATTTTGACCATAACATAGGCGGACATTATCTGCCTGTAAATGTAAAAGAATATTCTGATTTGCAGGATGCTGCGGTATCCCGGATAGTATTATTTTTACCCATGCGAAAATCCCTTTTCATCCTGTTGCTGCTCCCTGTAGCTTTGTCCGCACAGTTTACCGCGCGCCAGATCCGTGTGCATGATCCGGTAATGTTCCGGCAGGATAGTACCTGGTATCTGTTCTGCACAGGTCAGGGCATTGCCGTATGGTCATCCCCGGATATGAAAATATGGACACCGGAAAAACCCGTATTCCCGCAAGCTCCCGAATGGGCCGTTGCAGCGGTACCGGGGTACAAAGGCCATACCTGGGCGCCGGACATCAGCTTCCATAACGGTACCTGGTACCTGTTCTACTCCGTATCCACTTTCGGCAAGAATGGTTCCTGCATCGGTCTCGCTACCAATAAAACACTGCATCCCGGTTCACCGGATTTTAAATGGACAGATCATGGCAAG
This genomic stretch from Chitinophaga sp. XS-30 harbors:
- a CDS encoding phosphatase PAP2 family protein, which gives rise to MHVKYELPAAVVALGASSFGFQALDRSSAFDPEDVARLDPADINRFDRPAAFKDPALFEQSHKTSDLFLNISILSPVLLMLDKQMRQDWLDLLTLYLVSHTVDNALYFAAAFPIRRARPLTYNAGLTMEEKTGVAKSNSFFSGHVSFAATSTFFLAKVLTDYKQIRGWKRIAIFSAAAVPPALVGHYRMRAGKHFRTDVITGFLIGAGTGIVVPQLHKSIRKSQRMSLSPFYGTEQSGFTLSVKL